A single Flavobacterium sp. 1 DNA region contains:
- a CDS encoding ABC transporter substrate-binding protein, with product MKQFTDQLGTIHTFDSSPKRIVSLVPSQTELLYDLGLEKSLVGITKFCVHPYHLKSTKKIVGGTKKVNCDKIRSLNPDIIICNKEENTKEIVDELWKICPVWVTDILTLEDNFQMITDFGQLFDKRTEARKWNDKLAFALSDFKIFIKDIPVKKAAYFIWKKPYMVAGSGTFIDELLKLNHFQNQYASQERYPEIELEKMDINGSLDLVLLSSEPFPFKAEDGFEMMKDTVNVKVILVDGEMFSWYGSRLIKALDYFKYLHNSI from the coding sequence ATGAAACAATTTACAGATCAACTCGGAACTATCCACACTTTTGATTCTTCTCCTAAGCGAATCGTTTCTCTCGTACCTTCCCAAACCGAATTGCTGTATGATTTAGGTTTGGAAAAAAGTCTAGTTGGGATTACCAAATTTTGCGTACATCCTTATCATCTAAAATCTACCAAGAAAATAGTAGGCGGAACTAAAAAAGTGAATTGCGATAAAATCCGTTCACTGAATCCTGATATTATCATTTGTAATAAAGAAGAGAATACTAAGGAAATAGTGGATGAGCTGTGGAAGATTTGTCCAGTTTGGGTAACCGATATTTTAACTTTAGAGGATAATTTTCAAATGATAACCGACTTTGGTCAGCTTTTTGATAAAAGAACCGAAGCCCGAAAATGGAACGACAAATTGGCTTTTGCCTTGAGCGATTTTAAAATTTTCATCAAAGATATTCCAGTTAAAAAAGCTGCTTATTTTATTTGGAAAAAGCCCTATATGGTTGCGGGTTCAGGAACTTTTATAGATGAGTTATTAAAACTGAATCATTTTCAGAATCAGTATGCTTCTCAAGAAAGATATCCCGAAATAGAACTCGAAAAGATGGATATTAATGGAAGTTTAGATTTGGTTTTGCTCTCTTCAGAACCGTTTCCGTTTAAAGCTGAGGATGGATTTGAAATGATGAAAGACACCGTTAATGTTAAAGTTATTTTGGTTGACGGAGAAATGTTTTCTTGGTATGGAAGCCGATTAATAAAGGCTTTGGATTACTTTAAATATTTGCATAATAGTATTTAA
- a CDS encoding alpha/beta fold hydrolase, with product MINYTVYKNENSEQWVTFVHGAGGSSSIWFKQIRDFKKSYNILLLDLRGHGESKTTLKTAFKQKYTFSALAHDILEVLDHLKIGKSHFVGISLGTILIRQLAEMYPDRVQSMILGGAILKMNFRSQILMRLGNAFKYVLPYLVLYKFFAFVIMPKKSHKQSRSLFITEAKKLYQKEFIKWFKLTAEINPVLKWFRQVELNIPTLYVMGEEDYMFLPAVRKVVESHYRSSQLFVIENCGHVVNVEQPNAFNTAVLSFIHTAK from the coding sequence GTGATTAATTACACAGTATATAAGAACGAGAATAGCGAGCAATGGGTGACATTTGTGCATGGTGCCGGAGGAAGCTCGTCTATTTGGTTTAAACAAATAAGGGATTTCAAAAAAAGCTATAACATTTTGCTGTTGGATTTGAGAGGTCATGGAGAATCCAAAACAACTTTGAAAACGGCATTCAAGCAAAAATATACTTTTTCGGCTTTAGCCCATGATATACTTGAAGTTTTGGATCATCTGAAAATTGGAAAATCACATTTTGTCGGAATATCATTAGGAACAATTTTGATTAGGCAATTAGCAGAAATGTATCCCGATAGAGTACAGAGCATGATTCTTGGAGGAGCTATTTTAAAAATGAATTTTAGATCTCAAATTTTAATGCGTTTGGGAAATGCTTTTAAGTATGTATTGCCTTATTTGGTTTTATATAAGTTTTTTGCTTTTGTGATAATGCCTAAAAAAAGCCATAAGCAATCCCGGTCTCTTTTTATTACAGAAGCTAAGAAGCTGTATCAAAAGGAATTTATAAAATGGTTTAAGCTAACGGCTGAGATAAATCCTGTACTAAAGTGGTTCCGACAGGTAGAATTAAATATCCCTACGCTATATGTTATGGGTGAAGAAGATTATATGTTCCTGCCAGCTGTGCGCAAAGTAGTGGAAAGCCATTATAGATCTTCACAATTATTTGTAATCGAAAATTGCGGGCATGTGGTGAACGTAGAGCAGCCTAATGCTTTCAATACAGCAGTTTTGTCTTTTATACATACAGCTAAGTAA
- a CDS encoding response regulator has translation MQHDSILITLADDDEDDRLFFIDAFEELKINTIVNTVNNGRELLIFLNHPDTILPSIIFLDLNMPILNGIECLKEIKLNDQFKEIVVAIYSTSSSDQDIEDTFVLGANIYIKKPSNFDSLKKILAEIVTINWQYHTSGLNKDNFLLKL, from the coding sequence ATGCAGCACGATTCTATACTTATAACACTAGCGGATGATGATGAAGACGATAGATTATTTTTTATCGATGCTTTTGAAGAATTAAAAATCAATACCATTGTCAATACAGTAAACAACGGAAGAGAATTATTGATTTTTTTAAATCATCCTGACACAATTTTGCCAAGCATCATATTTTTAGATTTAAATATGCCTATTTTAAATGGAATTGAATGTTTGAAGGAAATAAAATTAAATGACCAATTTAAAGAAATTGTTGTAGCCATATATTCTACTTCATCATCCGATCAGGATATTGAAGATACATTTGTTTTGGGCGCAAATATTTATATTAAAAAACCGAGCAATTTTGACAGTTTGAAAAAAATATTGGCAGAAATTGTTACTATTAATTGGCAATATCACACTAGTGGCTTAAATAAAGATAACTTTTTGCTTAAATTATAA
- a CDS encoding alpha/beta hydrolase family protein, protein MKKLLIVCIAFLFGNTILSFASTVDTLQIPSVVMNKTYKAAVVLPNSYAKGKAVYPVLYLLHGAYGHFSDWLSSTPNKTTVKNLADQYNIIIVMPEGETFSFYLDSPVNKESQFETYITQEVIQKIDKTYRTVNDKKGRVIAGLSMGGHGALSLSAKHPELFCAAGSMSGAVDMGIMLGREPNDQVIKLMQPVFGDQSTNQDLYTQNAVLGMVDKIKANKLALTIDCGVDDFLIEPNRELHRRLVYSKVPHDYTERPGAHTWEYWENALPYQVLFFSKVFKSNGVLIN, encoded by the coding sequence ATGAAAAAGTTACTTATAGTGTGTATTGCGTTTTTATTTGGCAATACCATTTTATCTTTTGCATCAACAGTCGATACTTTGCAGATTCCTAGTGTGGTAATGAATAAAACCTATAAGGCTGCAGTAGTATTGCCAAATTCGTATGCCAAAGGAAAAGCTGTTTATCCTGTACTGTATCTTTTGCATGGAGCTTACGGACATTTCTCGGATTGGTTATCCAGCACACCCAATAAGACTACAGTCAAAAATTTAGCCGACCAGTATAATATTATAATTGTAATGCCGGAAGGGGAAACATTCAGTTTTTATCTTGACAGTCCTGTGAATAAAGAGAGTCAGTTCGAAACCTATATCACCCAGGAAGTAATCCAAAAGATTGACAAGACCTATCGAACTGTTAATGACAAAAAAGGACGTGTCATAGCAGGACTTTCTATGGGAGGTCATGGCGCTTTGTCGCTTTCGGCAAAACATCCCGAATTATTTTGCGCTGCAGGAAGCATGAGCGGCGCTGTGGACATGGGAATAATGTTAGGTCGGGAACCAAATGACCAGGTTATAAAATTAATGCAGCCTGTTTTTGGCGATCAAAGCACGAATCAAGATTTATATACACAAAATGCAGTGCTTGGTATGGTTGATAAAATTAAAGCCAATAAACTGGCGCTGACTATCGATTGTGGTGTTGATGATTTTCTTATAGAGCCTAATAGAGAACTGCATAGGAGGTTAGTGTACAGTAAAGTTCCTCATGATTACACGGAGCGTCCGGGAGCTCATACTTGGGAATATTGGGAAAATGCATTGCCGTATCAGGTATTGTTTTTTAGTAAAGTTTTTAAAAGTAATGGTGTGTTGATTAATTAA
- a CDS encoding DUF3244 domain-containing protein, translating to MKTILKLSLAVLVAMTTMSTYAINGDILLNVKKGNGKEISFAINQLQRANVTITDRFHNIIYSETVTGKNGILKTYSLEEFPEGTYFLEVITNSKKVTHEIVVTKEVSTLSRKSIEDQNIVAN from the coding sequence ATGAAAACAATCTTAAAACTTAGTTTAGCAGTACTAGTTGCAATGACAACAATGAGTACTTATGCAATCAACGGTGATATTTTACTAAACGTAAAAAAAGGCAACGGAAAAGAAATCAGCTTTGCTATAAATCAGCTTCAAAGAGCGAATGTGACTATTACAGACAGATTTCATAACATTATCTATTCTGAAACAGTTACTGGAAAAAACGGTATTTTGAAAACATACAGCTTAGAAGAATTTCCAGAAGGAACATACTTTTTAGAAGTGATAACTAACTCTAAAAAAGTAACTCATGAAATTGTTGTTACAAAAGAAGTATCAACTTTATCAAGAAAATCAATTGAAGACCAAAATATCGTTGCTAACTAA
- a CDS encoding AI-2E family transporter, whose protein sequence is MSETTKKNHIALDLLAFVLLSFIAYILQDFLIPLLFAIILSVLIYPIVHYFESKLYFNRIVSITIAITFFVIMAFAVFTLMGFQFQEIVGKSDTYYEQIEKKINPILVQTEKSTGIDRKDVLNDEQLEIKEIAKQNSTGIMDFIATSGSILGDFILTPLYMFLFLLYRNFLVSFIYKATAKSCSRTKIRNILSDFYKVQQNYLLGLLIVMSIVGVLNSLGLLLLGIEHAFFFGFLASLLLLIPYIGILIGSLLPALIALATKDSYWYSIGVIGIFGFIQFLEGNFITPKITGSKVSLNVFASILSLILFSMLWGIPGMILALPLTASLKVIFDNSEKLKPIGFLLGGVQEKYFSNKAKNRLKIWKKIRAKNLKK, encoded by the coding sequence ATGAGCGAAACAACTAAAAAAAATCATATTGCATTGGATTTATTGGCCTTCGTTTTACTTTCATTTATAGCTTATATACTACAGGATTTCTTAATACCCTTGCTTTTCGCCATCATTCTCAGTGTTTTAATTTATCCGATAGTACACTATTTTGAATCCAAATTATACTTTAACCGTATAGTTTCGATTACTATTGCCATAACCTTTTTTGTTATTATGGCATTTGCTGTTTTTACCTTGATGGGTTTTCAGTTTCAGGAAATAGTGGGTAAAAGTGATACCTATTACGAACAGATTGAAAAAAAAATAAATCCTATTCTGGTACAAACCGAAAAATCAACTGGGATTGACCGAAAAGACGTTTTAAATGATGAGCAGTTAGAAATTAAGGAAATAGCAAAACAAAATTCAACTGGAATTATGGATTTCATTGCTACATCGGGAAGCATTTTGGGTGATTTTATTTTAACGCCTTTGTATATGTTTCTGTTTTTGTTATATCGGAATTTTTTGGTCAGTTTTATATACAAAGCCACTGCAAAATCGTGCAGCAGAACAAAAATAAGAAACATTCTAAGTGACTTTTATAAAGTACAGCAAAATTATCTCTTAGGGTTATTGATTGTCATGAGTATCGTAGGAGTTCTTAACAGCTTGGGATTGCTTCTTTTAGGGATTGAACATGCTTTTTTCTTTGGATTCTTAGCTTCTTTACTGCTTCTTATACCTTATATTGGTATCTTAATTGGTTCACTTCTGCCAGCGCTAATCGCTTTGGCAACAAAAGATTCTTATTGGTATTCTATTGGAGTAATAGGTATATTTGGTTTTATACAATTTTTAGAAGGAAATTTTATAACTCCAAAAATTACAGGTTCTAAAGTTTCATTAAATGTTTTTGCTTCAATTTTGTCCCTTATTTTATTCTCGATGTTATGGGGAATTCCAGGAATGATTTTGGCTTTGCCTCTTACGGCTTCACTAAAAGTAATCTTTGACAACTCTGAAAAACTGAAACCAATAGGTTTTTTATTAGGTGGTGTTCAAGAAAAATATTTTAGTAACAAAGCAAAAAACAGGCTGAAAATCTGGAAAAAAATCAGAGCCAAAAACCTCAAAAAATAA
- a CDS encoding AraC family transcriptional regulator yields MKKISPALEIITPTFGSSFTFAKYVENENCKADLWHYHPEMELVFVNGGSGKRQIGSHISYYSDGDLVLIGSNLPHCGFTNEQTGNKNEIVIQLPADFLGSDFLKVPELKNIQQLFKRAKAGIAFGKETIKRIAPIIDEMGNRSYFDRLLRMIRILNDLGLSDEYTILNAEGFALEMQVQDNDRINIVFNYVKDHFQEPIQLDTVSNMVSMTTPSFCRYFKKITNKTFTNFVNDYRLVHASKLLSENTKSITEISYESGFNNFSHFNKSFKAFTGKSASQYRQELKSFME; encoded by the coding sequence ATGAAAAAAATAAGCCCGGCATTAGAAATTATTACCCCTACTTTTGGCAGTTCGTTTACTTTCGCAAAATATGTTGAGAATGAGAATTGCAAAGCGGATCTCTGGCACTATCATCCCGAAATGGAACTTGTTTTTGTAAACGGAGGTTCCGGAAAGAGACAGATAGGAAGTCATATTTCATATTATTCAGATGGTGATTTGGTACTAATAGGCAGTAATTTGCCCCATTGTGGATTTACAAACGAACAAACGGGTAATAAAAATGAAATTGTTATCCAATTGCCTGCTGATTTTCTAGGAAGCGATTTTTTGAAAGTTCCGGAACTAAAAAACATTCAACAGCTTTTTAAGAGAGCAAAGGCAGGAATTGCATTTGGTAAAGAAACCATAAAAAGGATTGCACCTATTATTGATGAGATGGGAAATCGGTCTTATTTTGATCGATTATTAAGAATGATTCGGATTTTGAATGACCTAGGGCTAAGTGATGAATATACTATTTTGAATGCCGAAGGGTTTGCATTGGAAATGCAGGTTCAGGACAATGACCGAATTAATATTGTTTTCAACTATGTGAAAGATCATTTTCAGGAGCCCATTCAGCTCGATACGGTTTCCAATATGGTAAGCATGACAACTCCATCATTCTGCAGGTATTTCAAAAAGATTACCAATAAAACATTTACCAATTTTGTAAATGACTATCGTTTGGTTCATGCATCAAAACTCCTATCTGAAAACACCAAGAGCATTACAGAAATCAGTTATGAAAGCGGATTTAATAATTTTAGCCACTTTAATAAATCCTTCAAAGCTTTTACTGGGAAAAGTGCTTCTCAATACAGGCAGGAATTAAAGTCTTTTATGGAGTGA
- a CDS encoding T9SS type A sorting domain-containing protein produces the protein MKKNYLYLILLLLTNLLAVGQKVTLTPTTVNGANVSTGPINLGSVNSSTVTLSVKVALKTAPSDSNPGSIDIYYQKSASSPAITPTGGNGGGLLFLGSTTAERSFNISLEFSNFDPSGGIIYAEYKTYSGTIYKSDPISVIRQSSSTGGGGIPADAPNPANIANTLCCNQTVRLGDKPAPIVGSQYANPYENYGYGINSSFSINSSLQFDIDHINKTLNFDYTTELKNITITRSLGYNSSTNLPNKSNTVTITVVPTPILNNTIYTNEPVNSNGFIELSNVKKLNIYGSRSTTVNLKILENPFYTPQPRDPGANVESYKWEYTKTNTNLSGFRTWNTLINENSSELNFENPSEKSNSEDTYYLIRRIAIYKNITNASEPIKVLIRGLRNNNTICCDQTLKITSLTEFDSPQTIIGSTPIIQDSNITGTNLQITSISYQWQSQSIGRSTASWLDISGAVSKDYLPNSIKVVENSGGRRGQASFSLESNYNYRRITKINYTVFDNKWINGSLSSYSNEVSLTGSSNPESTKIYPNPTTSILNIEDNTLDISQAKISIINIMGMVVNSNNFSIINPNLISINVSNLITGTYIIKIEYNGINIAQKTFIKN, from the coding sequence ATGAAAAAAAATTATCTTTATTTAATTCTTTTATTACTTACCAATTTATTAGCAGTAGGACAAAAAGTTACACTAACGCCGACAACGGTAAATGGGGCAAATGTAAGTACCGGACCAATCAATTTGGGCTCTGTTAATAGCTCAACCGTTACATTATCCGTTAAAGTAGCATTAAAAACTGCACCAAGTGATAGCAATCCTGGCTCTATTGATATTTATTATCAAAAAAGCGCCTCATCTCCTGCTATTACACCCACGGGAGGCAACGGTGGAGGGCTACTTTTTTTAGGAAGCACAACAGCAGAAAGAAGTTTTAACATTTCATTAGAATTTTCAAATTTCGATCCTAGTGGTGGTATTATTTATGCAGAGTATAAAACTTATTCTGGTACAATATATAAAAGCGACCCCATTTCTGTTATAAGACAATCAAGCAGTACTGGAGGAGGTGGAATACCTGCCGATGCGCCAAACCCAGCAAACATAGCAAATACTTTATGCTGTAACCAAACAGTAAGACTTGGTGACAAACCAGCTCCAATAGTTGGTTCACAATATGCAAATCCATATGAAAATTATGGTTATGGTATAAACAGCTCATTCAGCATCAACAGTAGCCTACAATTTGATATAGATCATATTAATAAAACCTTAAATTTCGATTATACAACTGAACTTAAAAACATCACAATTACAAGAAGCTTAGGATACAACTCTAGTACTAACTTACCCAATAAAAGCAATACTGTAACAATTACTGTTGTACCGACACCAATACTAAATAACACAATTTACACCAATGAACCAGTAAATTCTAATGGCTTTATTGAATTATCAAATGTGAAAAAATTGAATATTTATGGGAGTAGATCAACAACGGTAAACTTAAAAATTTTAGAAAACCCTTTTTATACTCCCCAACCTAGAGACCCTGGTGCAAACGTAGAGAGCTACAAATGGGAATATACTAAAACAAATACAAATCTCTCTGGTTTTAGAACGTGGAATACTCTAATTAATGAAAATTCTTCAGAATTAAATTTTGAAAATCCTTCTGAAAAATCAAATTCAGAAGACACTTATTATTTAATAAGAAGAATTGCAATCTATAAAAATATAACTAATGCAAGTGAACCAATAAAAGTTTTGATAAGAGGATTACGTAATAACAATACTATTTGCTGTGACCAAACCTTAAAAATAACATCCCTTACTGAATTTGACAGTCCACAAACAATTATTGGCTCTACTCCAATCATTCAAGATTCTAATATTACAGGAACAAATCTCCAAATAACATCTATTTCCTATCAATGGCAAAGTCAGTCAATTGGTCGAAGCACAGCATCTTGGTTAGATATTTCTGGAGCCGTATCAAAAGATTACTTACCAAATTCTATAAAAGTAGTTGAGAATAGTGGGGGACGAAGAGGTCAGGCTAGCTTCTCTCTTGAATCAAATTATAATTATAGAAGAATTACTAAAATCAACTATACAGTTTTCGATAATAAATGGATTAATGGATCACTATCTAGTTACAGTAATGAAGTCTCTCTAACTGGAAGCTCAAATCCAGAAAGCACAAAAATCTATCCAAATCCAACAACTTCAATCCTCAATATTGAGGATAACACCTTAGATATTTCACAAGCTAAAATAAGTATTATTAATATTATGGGCATGGTGGTAAATTCAAATAATTTCTCCATTATAAATCCAAATTTAATAAGCATTAATGTTTCAAATTTAATAACAGGAACTTACATTATCAAAATTGAATATAATGGCATCAATATTGCTCAGAAAACATTTATAAAAAATTAA
- a CDS encoding CsbD family protein, translating to MNTTEIKGNWNEIKGKLKQKYADLTDDDLLYEEGKEDELYGKIQKRIGKSKDEITKWIADL from the coding sequence ATGAACACTACAGAAATCAAGGGAAATTGGAATGAAATAAAAGGAAAACTAAAGCAAAAGTATGCTGATCTAACCGATGACGATTTATTGTATGAAGAAGGAAAAGAAGATGAACTGTATGGTAAAATTCAAAAAAGAATTGGCAAATCAAAGGATGAAATTACAAAATGGATTGCAGATTTGTAA
- a CDS encoding AraC family transcriptional regulator yields the protein MRIFIKFDFNNTCKKILEEKLDECQIKYRILGFGEVEFLEKISSEKMDLFSRSLDRYGIEIVENQKTILIQKIKDAIVDMVFNEDTSVNVKSSVYLSEKLNHSYGYLSNIFSEVTYTSIENFIIIQKIEYTKQLIINSQLSLTEIAFKLNYSSVAHLSSQFKNTTGITPSAFQRIINKRREIASKNKN from the coding sequence ATGAGAATTTTTATTAAATTTGATTTCAACAATACCTGTAAAAAAATTCTTGAAGAAAAATTGGATGAATGCCAAATTAAATATAGAATTTTGGGTTTTGGCGAAGTTGAATTTCTGGAAAAAATATCAAGCGAAAAAATGGATCTGTTCAGCAGATCACTGGACAGATATGGCATAGAGATAGTTGAAAATCAAAAAACAATTTTAATACAAAAAATTAAAGACGCAATAGTTGATATGGTTTTTAATGAAGACACTAGCGTAAATGTAAAAAGTTCAGTGTATTTATCAGAGAAACTAAATCATTCTTATGGTTATTTATCCAATATTTTTTCTGAAGTAACCTATACTTCTATTGAAAATTTTATCATTATTCAAAAGATAGAATATACAAAACAATTAATAATCAACAGTCAGCTTTCACTTACCGAAATAGCTTTTAAACTAAATTATTCCAGTGTTGCACATTTAAGTTCACAGTTTAAAAACACAACTGGTATAACTCCTTCAGCCTTTCAAAGAATTATAAATAAACGAAGGGAAATTGCCTCTAAAAATAAAAACTAA
- the pyrF gene encoding orotidine-5'-phosphate decarboxylase, translating to MTTQQLCEQIKIKKSFLCVGLDVDLNKIPQHLLESEDPIFEFNKAIIDATHDLAIAYKPNIAFFEAYGIKGWISLQKTINYINEKHPEIFTIADAKRGDIGNTSSMYAKAFFEDLNFDSVTVAPYMGKDSVEPFLAFENKHTIMLALTSNEGAFDFQTLQVNGTRGEAERSGAKELYKQVLETSKTWKNSENLMYVIGATKAEYFTEVRKIVPDSFLLVPGVGAQGGSLSEVCKYGMNDNVGLLINSSRAIIYASNGTDFADAARAEALKMQQEMEEIVSLKFKV from the coding sequence ATGACAACACAACAGCTTTGCGAGCAGATTAAAATTAAAAAATCATTTCTATGCGTAGGTTTAGATGTAGATTTGAATAAAATTCCACAACATTTATTAGAATCCGAAGACCCAATTTTTGAGTTTAATAAGGCAATCATTGATGCGACTCATGATCTTGCGATTGCTTATAAGCCTAATATTGCATTCTTTGAAGCTTACGGAATCAAAGGGTGGATTTCATTGCAAAAGACCATTAATTACATCAATGAGAAGCATCCGGAAATTTTCACTATCGCCGATGCCAAAAGAGGAGATATTGGGAATACTTCATCAATGTATGCTAAAGCTTTTTTTGAGGATTTAAATTTTGACAGTGTTACTGTTGCTCCTTATATGGGAAAAGATTCAGTAGAGCCTTTTCTTGCATTCGAAAACAAGCATACCATAATGCTGGCCTTGACATCTAATGAAGGTGCTTTTGATTTCCAGACTTTGCAGGTAAATGGCACCCGAGGCGAAGCCGAACGGAGCGGAGCTAAAGAGTTGTACAAACAGGTATTGGAAACATCCAAAACTTGGAAGAATTCTGAAAATCTAATGTATGTGATTGGCGCTACCAAAGCCGAATATTTTACCGAAGTTCGAAAAATTGTTCCTGATAGTTTCTTGCTGGTGCCAGGTGTTGGCGCTCAAGGCGGAAGTCTTTCTGAAGTGTGCAAATACGGAATGAATGACAATGTTGGATTACTGATTAATTCTTCCCGCGCTATTATTTATGCTTCCAACGGAACAGATTTTGCTGATGCTGCAAGAGCTGAGGCTTTGAAAATGCAGCAGGAAATGGAGGAAATAGTTAGTTTAAAGTTTAAGGTTTAA
- the purU gene encoding formyltetrahydrofolate deformylase, producing MQRITILIHCEDKKAIVASVTNYIASIDGNIIYLDQHVDADENVFFMRLECEFSKLNWNIESIKSHFQDNLATPFNMTWAMYPQDQKPKMALFISKYDHCLYDILGRYCAGELPLEIPLIISNHEDLKPVAERFDIPFYHVPFTKDSKEEGEKAQIELLKKFDIDFIVLARYMQIITPNLISLYKNRIINIHHSFLPAFPGAKPYHSAFKRGVKIIGATSHYVTEELDEGPIIEQDISRVSHSHSIEDFIMKGRDLERIVLARAIKLHAERKTMVYNNKTVVFS from the coding sequence ATGCAAAGAATTACCATACTTATCCATTGTGAAGATAAAAAAGCGATTGTTGCCTCAGTAACAAATTATATAGCTTCGATTGATGGAAATATTATTTACTTAGACCAACATGTTGACGCCGATGAAAATGTGTTTTTTATGCGATTGGAATGTGAATTTAGTAAACTCAATTGGAATATTGAATCTATTAAAAGTCACTTTCAAGACAATCTTGCCACTCCTTTCAATATGACCTGGGCGATGTATCCTCAGGATCAAAAACCAAAAATGGCGCTGTTTATATCAAAATACGATCACTGTCTGTATGACATTTTAGGACGTTACTGCGCTGGTGAACTGCCTCTTGAAATTCCTTTAATCATAAGCAATCACGAAGATTTAAAACCAGTTGCCGAGCGTTTTGACATTCCTTTTTATCATGTCCCTTTTACAAAAGACAGCAAAGAGGAGGGTGAAAAAGCCCAGATTGAATTATTAAAAAAGTTTGATATTGATTTTATAGTTTTGGCCCGCTATATGCAGATTATCACTCCAAATTTAATATCCCTTTACAAAAACAGAATCATCAACATCCATCACTCTTTCCTGCCGGCATTCCCAGGAGCAAAACCGTATCACTCAGCTTTCAAGCGCGGCGTAAAAATTATAGGTGCCACAAGCCATTATGTTACCGAAGAGTTAGACGAAGGACCAATTATCGAGCAAGACATTTCGAGAGTTTCCCACAGCCATTCCATAGAAGATTTTATCATGAAAGGACGCGACTTGGAACGTATCGTACTCGCTAGAGCCATAAAATTACATGCCGAAAGAAAAACGATGGTGTACAATAATAAAACGGTCGTATTTTCTTAA
- a CDS encoding DUF4197 domain-containing protein, with the protein MKKALLLLLILPAISNAQFKDILKKATDKVNAVTNSNSGLDIAAGLKEALNKGVTEQVSKLTAMDGFYKNEAVKILMPEELAKLDKTLRKMGMSKLADEGILSMNRAAEDAVKEATPIFVSAIKNMTITDAKGILLGNENAATVYLQSATTTSLYSKFNPVVQQSIGKVGADVIWAKIIKQYNTIPFVTKVNPDLTDYVTKKALDGVFKMITVEEKNIRTDINARTSNILKKVFSLQDKKQQ; encoded by the coding sequence ATGAAAAAAGCCCTACTCCTACTCTTGATCCTACCAGCAATCAGCAACGCACAATTCAAAGACATTTTAAAAAAAGCGACAGATAAAGTAAATGCTGTTACAAACTCGAACAGCGGTTTAGATATTGCCGCTGGATTAAAAGAAGCGCTGAACAAAGGAGTTACTGAACAAGTTTCCAAACTAACTGCAATGGATGGTTTTTATAAAAATGAAGCGGTAAAAATTCTAATGCCGGAAGAATTAGCAAAACTGGACAAAACTTTGCGAAAAATGGGTATGTCAAAATTGGCCGATGAAGGAATTCTGTCCATGAACAGAGCTGCCGAAGATGCCGTAAAAGAAGCAACGCCAATATTTGTATCAGCTATCAAAAACATGACCATAACCGATGCTAAAGGTATTTTGCTTGGAAATGAAAATGCTGCAACTGTTTATCTGCAGTCGGCTACTACAACTTCATTATATTCCAAATTCAATCCTGTCGTTCAGCAGTCTATTGGTAAAGTTGGTGCTGATGTGATTTGGGCAAAAATTATAAAGCAATACAATACCATACCGTTTGTAACCAAAGTAAACCCTGACCTTACCGATTATGTAACTAAAAAAGCTCTCGATGGTGTTTTTAAAATGATCACTGTTGAAGAAAAAAACATTAGAACTGACATCAATGCCAGAACATCGAATATTTTAAAGAAAGTATTTTCGCTTCAGGATAAAAAGCAGCAATAG